The DNA window CATCCAGGCCGTGGGTGGGCAGACTCCCCTCGCCGCGGCCGCCTCGAGCGCGCCGGTGGTGAACCTCTCGGGCAACGCCCAGAACGTGCAGAAGCTCCGCGATGCCGTCGACCAGGCGCCCTCCGTGCGCTCCGAGAAGGTCGAGGCGCTGCGCAAGAAGGTGCAGAGCGGCACGCTCGACATCGATACCCAGAAGCTCGCCGACCTGCTCGAAGGCCAGCTGCGCGATGTCTAGCTCGTGGGAGACGCTCAAGGCGGCGATGGGTGACCTGCTCGCCATCTGCACCACCGAGCAGGAAGCACTCGTGACGATGCAGGCCGAGAAGGTGGCCCTGTGCCAGAACCAGAAGGCGGGCGCCCTCAGCACGGTGCACCGCATCTGGTCTGACCTGGCCGCCCAGGCCGCCAGCGCCCCTCGCGACATCCTCGCCATGGCCGACCAGTGCCGCCGAATCAATGAGACGAACCGCAGCATGCTTTCGCTCACCCTGAAGTGCATCGACCAGATGATGAACGTCGCGGGCGCGACGCGCGCCGCCACCTACGGGCCAAGCGGCGCCCAGGCGATGCAGCGCGGCTTCATGGACGTGCGCATCTAGGCGCTCCCTCTCGGTACCCCCACGCGCCAGCGATGTGGCCCCTGCGCCACACCACGCTGGCGCTTTGCGTCTCCGTGAAGACTGCCCAAAACGATTTCTCGCCCGGACCCGACAGATGACTTAAGAGAGCTCTCGTCGCCGCCGATATAAGGGGAGCGGCGCAGCGGTGAACGCTC is part of the Pseudomonadota bacterium genome and encodes:
- the flgM gene encoding flagellar biosynthesis anti-sigma factor FlgM, which translates into the protein MKIERNIEPERVNSVQAARDIQAVGGQTPLAAAASSAPVVNLSGNAQNVQKLRDAVDQAPSVRSEKVEALRKKVQSGTLDIDTQKLADLLEGQLRDV